One genomic window of Quercus lobata isolate SW786 chromosome 9, ValleyOak3.0 Primary Assembly, whole genome shotgun sequence includes the following:
- the LOC115962155 gene encoding protein DEFECTIVE IN MERISTEM SILENCING 3-like — protein sequence MGRNMDGRFLVICLENIIPYAGEFVADDPQRRLDLVKPKLPNGECPPGFLGFAVNMINVDNTNLFCATASGHGLRETLFYNLFSHLQEYRTRQDMVTALPCISEGAVSLNGGMIRSTSVFSLGDREDVDVKFPKPLVT from the exons ATGGGAAGGAATATGGATGGCAGATTTCTCGTCATTTGTCTTGAAAATATAAT ACCATATGCAGGTGAGTTTGTAGCAGATGACCCTCAAAGGAGGCTTGATCTTGTAAAGCCAAAATTACCTAATGGGGAGTGTCCTCCTGGCTTTCTTGGGTTTGCTGTGAATATGATCAATGTGGACAACACAAACTTATTTTGTGCCACAGCTAGTGGACATGGCCTCAGGGAGACTCTATTTTATAATCTCTTCTCTCATCTTCAAGAATATAGAACAAGGCAAGACATGGTAACTGCTCTTCCTTGTATAAGTGAAGGAGCTGTTTCTTTGAATGGAGGGATGATTAGGAGTACCAGTGTGTTTTCCCTAGGGGATCG GGAAGATGTAGATGTGAAATTCCCAAAACCCTTGGTGACATGA
- the LOC115961156 gene encoding uncharacterized protein LOC115961156: MDGSDDEQVPEQVEFNAKSDMRNVVLKKEMKFPNAKVFRAALREYAIKKPIDIKFKLNEKTKISVHCKNGCGWRCYASQISGELTFQIKTLTDDCTCPKSFKNSQATSAYVAKRFIEDFSKNPNWEVSGVHNHVMQNLPVDLSVNQVYRSKRKAKDLINGDEQLQYGVLRDYAQMITTVDKGSRVILQTEMAEETSQPKFKRMYVKFNAQKVGFLGGCRSFIGLDGCHIKHRFGGQILSATAKDANDNIFPVAMAVVEQETRESWIWFLEIFADDIGRPEELQLIFISDRQKGLIPAIETLFPTVEHRYCVKHIYNNFKVDHKGLELKDALWRCAAATTVREFERCMQYIRDLDEKAYEYLANIAPAQWTRSHFTPRALTDCLVNNLSESFNAMILKSRDKPILAMLEWIRVRLMTRLYTKREGIQKYAGKLCPSIQDRLEKLKVESKAFSATPAGSFLYEVGSQYERHVVDLVKKTCSCRSWDLNGIPCKHAITAIYTNIETPEDYTHPCYFKETYMEIYKEVLPPMPGQSEWAETGQPAPLAPHIYKPPGRPPKQRKRASDEPRNPYKASRQNRPVRCGKCKKEGHNSRGCKAGITGETPWQRRQRLQREKAAREGVPAPRSAPQPPSQQPTQTYNMMSATQPSSSQQGNQPRPSHKRAGWFSSSQTEFHTPRETWDTLPSSSQVT; encoded by the exons ATGGATGGGTCTGATGATGAGCAGGTACCTGAGCAAGTAGAGTTTAATGCTAAGAGTGACATGAGAAATGTTGTACTGAAGAAGGAGATGAAGTTCCCTAATGCAAAGGTGTTTAGAGCTGCTTTGAGGGAGTATGCAATCAAAAAACctattgacatcaaattcaagcttaatgagaagaccaagatatcAGTTCACTGCAAGAATGGGTGTGGGTGGAGATGTTATGCATCTCAAATAAGTGGAGAGctaacatttcaaattaagACCTTGACTGATGACTGTACTTGTCCTAAGTCTTTCAAAAACAGTCAAGCAACATCAGCTTATGTTGCTAAGAGGTTCATTgaggattttagcaaaaatccaaattgggaGGTGAGTGGTGTACACAACCATGTGATGCAAAATTTACCTGTTGACCTAAGTGTAAACCAAGTGTATAGGTCAAAGAGAAAGGCAAAGGATTTGATAAATGGAGATGAGCAACTGCAATATGGTGTCCTTAGGGACTATGCACAAATGATAACCACTGTAGACAAGGGGAGTAGGGTTATATTGCAGACAGAAATGGCTGAGGAGACTTCCCAGCCAAAATTTAAGAGGATGTATGTTAAGTTCAATGCTCAGAAGGTAGGATTTTTAGGTGGATGCAGGTCATTTATAGGTTTAGATGGTTGTCACATAAAGCACAGATTTGGTGGGCAAATCTTATCTGCCACTGCCAAGGATGCAAATGACAACATTTTTCCAGTAGCCATGGCTGTTGTGGAACAAGAAACCAGGGAGTCTTGGATatggtttttggaaatttttgctgATGATATAGGGAGGCCAGAGGAGCTTCAGTTGATCTTCATTTCTGATAGGCAAAAG GGGCTTATACCTGCAATAGAGACACTATTCCCTACCGTGGAGCATAGATACTGTGTGAAACACatctacaacaatttcaaagttGATCACAAGGGATTGGAGCTGAAGGATGCATTGTGGAGGTGTGCTGCTGCCACAACAGTAAGGGAGTTTGAGAGATGCATGCAGTACATAAgggatttggatgaaaaggCATATGAGTATCTTGCAAACATTGCACCTGCACAGTGGACAAGGTCACACTTCACTCCTAGGGCCTTAACAGATTGTTTGGTAAATAATTTGAGTGAGTCTTTTAATGCAATGATATTGAAGTCTAGGGACAAGCCTATCTTGGCAATGTTGGAGTGGATTAGGGTTAGACTTATGACTAGACTTTACACAAAAAGGGAAGGGATACAGAAGTATGCTGGAAAGTTGTGTCCAAGCATACAAGATAGGTTGGAGAAATTGAAGGTTGAAAGTAAGGCATTTAGTGCTACCCCAGCTGGTAGTTTCCTTTATGAGGTAGGCAGTCAGTATGAGAGGCATGTAGTTGATTTGGTGAAGAAGACATGTAGCTGTAGGTCTTGGGATTTAAATGGCATTCCCTGCAAACATGCCATAACAGCCATTTATACAAACATTGAGACACCAGAAGACTATACCCACCCATGCTACttcaaagaaacttacatgGAGATATACAAGGAGGTACTTCCTCCCATGCCTGGCCAGTCAGAATGGGCTGAGACTGGACAGCCTGCTCCCCTGGCACCTCACATATACAAACCACCAGGCAGACCACCCAAGCAAAGAAAGAGGGCTTCTGATGAGCCTAGGAACCCTTACAAAGCAAGTAGACAGAACAGACCTGTAAGATGTGGGAAATGCAAAAAGGAAGGGCATAACTCAAGAGGGTGCAAGGCTGGCATCACTGGGGAGACACCATGGCAGAGGAGACAGAgacttcaaagagaaaaagct GCAAGGGAAGGGGTGCCTGCACCTAGATCTGCACCTCAGCCACCATCCCAGCAGCCTACCCAGACCTACAACATGATGTCTGCCACTCAGCCTTCATCCTCACAGCAAGGAAATCAACCTAGGCCATCTCACAAGAGAGCAGGATGGTTCTCTTCCTCACAAACAGAGTTTCACACACCTAGGGAGACCTGGGATACCTTACCAAGTTCTTCACAGGTAACTTAG
- the LOC115959808 gene encoding kinesin-like protein KIN-14M isoform X3, producing the protein MLQFTWYGCDRGPLKCWVFFIIFSLSFSPSEVLCSLLLGFVRFSIHVHGFISGSVFRDFTVSIFTYDQMGSGKTHTMVGSQEDFEKRGLIPRSLEQIFDTGQFHKKSGWTYKVEVSMVELSRHGYFDLSSKKDKIETPNLSKKVDVSCLKDALQHFQMAIARRISCLHPRECYTIDLSGSEPMDSTYHSQLDNPNVDSYEESKCIL; encoded by the exons ATGTTGCAATTTACTTGGTATGGTTGTGATCGTGGACCTCTGAAGTGCTGggtttttttcattattttttccctCTCGTTCTCGCCCTCTGAAGTGCTCTGTTCTCTGCTTCTCGGCTTCGTCAG ATTCTCCATTCATGTTCATGGCTTCATCTCAGGTTCTGTGTTCCGTGACTTCACTG TTTCCATCTTCACTTATGACCAGATGGGGTCTGGTAAAACGCATACCATGGTGGGCAGCCAAGAAGACTTTGAGAAGAGGGGGCTTATACCACGTTCATTAGAACAGATTTTTGACACCGGTCAATTCCACAAAAAGAGTGGTTGGACGTACAAAGTGGAG GTTTCAATGGTTGAACTATCCAGACATGGATACTTCGATTTGTCATcaaaaaaggacaaaattgaAACTCCAAATCTTTCGAAAAAAGTTGATGTTTCGTGTTTGAAAGATGCTTTACAGCATTTCCAGATGGCTATAGCAAGAAG GATCTCATGCTTACATCCAAGGGAGTGTTACACTATTGATCTGTCTGGGAGTGAGCCAATGGACAGCACTTACCATTCGCAACTGGACAATCCTAATGTTGATTCGTATGAAGAATCTAAG TGTATCCTTTGA
- the LOC115959808 gene encoding kinesin-like protein KIN-14M isoform X2, translating into MLQFTWYGCDRGPLKCWVFFIIFSLSFSPSEVLCSLLLGFVRFSIHVHGFISGSVFRDFTVSIFTYDQMGSGKTHTMVGSQEDFEKRGLIPRSLEQIFDTGQFHKKSGWTYKVEVSMVELSRHGYFDLSSKKDKIETPNLSKKVDVSCLKDALQHFQMAIARRISCLHPRECYTIDLSGSEPMDSTYHSQLDNPNVDSYEESKVSIEFY; encoded by the exons ATGTTGCAATTTACTTGGTATGGTTGTGATCGTGGACCTCTGAAGTGCTGggtttttttcattattttttccctCTCGTTCTCGCCCTCTGAAGTGCTCTGTTCTCTGCTTCTCGGCTTCGTCAG ATTCTCCATTCATGTTCATGGCTTCATCTCAGGTTCTGTGTTCCGTGACTTCACTG TTTCCATCTTCACTTATGACCAGATGGGGTCTGGTAAAACGCATACCATGGTGGGCAGCCAAGAAGACTTTGAGAAGAGGGGGCTTATACCACGTTCATTAGAACAGATTTTTGACACCGGTCAATTCCACAAAAAGAGTGGTTGGACGTACAAAGTGGAG GTTTCAATGGTTGAACTATCCAGACATGGATACTTCGATTTGTCATcaaaaaaggacaaaattgaAACTCCAAATCTTTCGAAAAAAGTTGATGTTTCGTGTTTGAAAGATGCTTTACAGCATTTCCAGATGGCTATAGCAAGAAG GATCTCATGCTTACATCCAAGGGAGTGTTACACTATTGATCTGTCTGGGAGTGAGCCAATGGACAGCACTTACCATTCGCAACTGGACAATCCTAATGTTGATTCGTATGAAGAATCTAAGGTCTCTATCGAATTTTATTAA
- the LOC115959808 gene encoding carboxy-terminal kinesin 2-like isoform X1: MLQFTWYGCDRGPLKCWVFFIIFSLSFSPSEVLCSLLLGFVRFSIHVHGFISGSVFRDFTVSIFTYDQMGSGKTHTMVGSQEDFEKRGLIPRSLEQIFDTGQFHKKSGWTYKVEVSMVELSRHGYFDLSSKKDKIETPNLSKKVDVSCLKDALQHFQMAIARRYPRICFPQLSHQTVRSSAGNVEVMRLIEEKKELEVITSSIGKMTKSQEKCLKKFKKKKEKFDKFMDNMETVLKDYHLEYNSKSKSDNSPCWCTLS; the protein is encoded by the exons ATGTTGCAATTTACTTGGTATGGTTGTGATCGTGGACCTCTGAAGTGCTGggtttttttcattattttttccctCTCGTTCTCGCCCTCTGAAGTGCTCTGTTCTCTGCTTCTCGGCTTCGTCAG ATTCTCCATTCATGTTCATGGCTTCATCTCAGGTTCTGTGTTCCGTGACTTCACTG TTTCCATCTTCACTTATGACCAGATGGGGTCTGGTAAAACGCATACCATGGTGGGCAGCCAAGAAGACTTTGAGAAGAGGGGGCTTATACCACGTTCATTAGAACAGATTTTTGACACCGGTCAATTCCACAAAAAGAGTGGTTGGACGTACAAAGTGGAG GTTTCAATGGTTGAACTATCCAGACATGGATACTTCGATTTGTCATcaaaaaaggacaaaattgaAACTCCAAATCTTTCGAAAAAAGTTGATGTTTCGTGTTTGAAAGATGCTTTACAGCATTTCCAGATGGCTATAGCAAGAAG GTATCCTCGTATATGTTTCCCCCAGTTGTCACACCAGACAGTGAGGTCCTCGGCAGGAAATGTGGAGGTCATGAGgttaattgaagaaaaaaaggagTTGGAAGTGATCACCAGTTCTATTGGGAAGATGACTAAATCCCAAGAAAAATGTTTGAAgaagttcaagaagaagaaagaaaagtttgACAAGTTCATGGATAATATGGAAACTGTGTTAAAAGACTACCATCTGGAATATAATTCCAAGAGCAAGTCAGATAACTCACCTTGCTGGTGTACATTGTCCTAG